One Saccharopolyspora erythraea NRRL 2338 genomic region harbors:
- the ligD gene encoding non-homologous end-joining DNA ligase, translated as MAAHAEFEVDGPEGTRTVRLSNPDKVYFPERGFTKRQIAEYYLSVAEPMLRAIGDRPTTLKRYPGGVPGEPFYAKRVPKGAPEWVRQVEVTFPSGRTAHQVCPSEPAVLVWAAGLGTLDFHPWPVRSADVDHPDELRVDLDPQPGTDYADAARVAGVLREVLAEAGLTGFPKTSGGRGIHVLVRIRPEWDFIMVRRAVIALAREVQRRIPEQATVAWWKPDRGERVFLDFNQAARDRTVASAWSIRGNQRATVSTPLTWSQLPEVEPDDFDLQTVPRWLAENGDPHRDLDDRAYGIEVLLDWYARDERDRGLGEMPYPPDYPKMPGEPTRSRKGSLSGQPNSCENSS; from the coding sequence GTGGCGGCACACGCGGAATTCGAGGTCGACGGGCCGGAGGGCACGCGCACGGTGCGGTTGTCCAACCCGGACAAGGTGTACTTCCCGGAGCGGGGGTTCACCAAGCGGCAGATCGCCGAGTACTACCTGTCGGTCGCGGAGCCGATGCTGCGTGCCATCGGCGACCGTCCGACGACGCTGAAGCGCTATCCGGGCGGTGTTCCCGGCGAGCCCTTCTACGCCAAGCGGGTGCCCAAGGGCGCGCCGGAGTGGGTGCGGCAGGTGGAGGTCACCTTCCCGTCGGGGCGCACCGCCCACCAGGTCTGCCCGAGCGAACCCGCGGTGCTGGTGTGGGCGGCGGGGCTCGGCACCCTGGACTTCCACCCGTGGCCGGTGCGTTCGGCCGACGTCGACCACCCCGACGAGCTGCGCGTCGACCTCGACCCGCAGCCCGGCACCGACTACGCCGACGCGGCGAGGGTGGCCGGGGTGCTGCGGGAGGTGCTGGCCGAAGCCGGGCTCACCGGCTTCCCGAAGACCTCCGGCGGTCGCGGCATCCACGTGCTGGTCCGCATCCGCCCGGAGTGGGACTTCATCATGGTGCGGCGCGCGGTCATCGCGCTGGCCCGCGAGGTGCAGCGCCGCATCCCGGAGCAGGCCACCGTGGCCTGGTGGAAGCCCGACCGCGGCGAGCGCGTCTTCCTCGACTTCAACCAGGCCGCGCGGGACCGCACCGTGGCCTCGGCCTGGTCGATCCGCGGCAACCAGCGGGCCACGGTGTCGACCCCGCTCACCTGGTCGCAACTGCCCGAGGTCGAACCCGACGACTTCGACCTCCAGACCGTGCCGCGGTGGCTCGCCGAGAACGGCGACCCGCACCGGGACCTGGACGACCGCGCCTACGGCATCGAGGTCCTGCTCGACTGGTACGCCCGCGACGAACGCGACCGGGGTCTCGGCGAAATGCCCTACCCGCCGGACTACCCGAAGATGCCGGGGGAGCCCACGCGCTCGCGGAAGGGGAGCCTGAGCGGTCAGCCGAACAGCTGCGAGAACTCGTCGTAG
- a CDS encoding NAD(P)-dependent alcohol dehydrogenase — protein MNHTIAAYAAPSPKAPLEPTTVPRRELGEHDVLVDISFAGICHSDIHQVNAEWGEGMFPMVPGHEIAGVVTAVGSQVTRHTPGDRVGVGCFVDSCRDCGNCRAGLEQYCTGELGTVMTYNGVDRDGNPTYGGYARQVVVDESYALRIPDGLPLDEAAPLLCAGITVYSPLTRWGAGPGRRVAVVGLGGLGHMAVKIARAKGAEVTVLSQSLRKRDDGLRLGAEHYHATSDPATFEQLAGSFDLIVNTVSADLDLDAYLGLLRTDGALVQVGLPERPVPVSASALIGGRRTLAGSLIGGIAETQEMLDFCAEHGIGAEVEVIPAERINEAYQRVLASDVRYRFVIDTATI, from the coding sequence ATGAACCACACGATCGCCGCCTACGCCGCACCCTCGCCGAAGGCCCCGCTGGAGCCGACGACGGTCCCGCGCCGCGAGCTCGGCGAGCACGACGTCCTCGTCGACATCTCCTTCGCCGGCATCTGCCACTCGGACATCCACCAGGTCAACGCCGAGTGGGGCGAGGGCATGTTCCCCATGGTGCCCGGACACGAGATCGCGGGGGTCGTCACGGCGGTCGGCTCACAGGTGACCCGCCACACCCCCGGCGACCGCGTCGGGGTGGGGTGCTTCGTCGACTCCTGCCGCGACTGCGGCAACTGCCGGGCCGGTCTGGAGCAGTACTGCACCGGCGAGCTCGGCACGGTGATGACCTACAACGGCGTCGACCGGGACGGCAACCCCACCTACGGCGGCTACGCCAGGCAGGTCGTGGTGGACGAGAGCTACGCGCTGCGCATCCCCGACGGCCTGCCGCTGGACGAGGCGGCGCCGCTGCTGTGCGCGGGCATCACGGTGTACTCGCCGCTCACCCGCTGGGGCGCGGGTCCGGGGCGCAGGGTCGCCGTCGTCGGTCTCGGCGGGCTGGGCCACATGGCGGTCAAGATCGCCCGCGCCAAGGGCGCCGAGGTCACGGTGCTCAGCCAGTCGTTGCGGAAGAGGGACGACGGGCTGCGGCTGGGCGCCGAGCACTACCACGCCACCTCGGACCCGGCCACGTTCGAGCAGCTGGCCGGCAGCTTCGACCTGATCGTCAACACCGTCTCGGCCGACCTCGACCTGGACGCCTACCTCGGCCTGTTGCGCACCGACGGCGCACTGGTGCAGGTCGGCCTGCCCGAGCGCCCGGTGCCGGTCTCGGCGTCGGCGCTGATCGGCGGTCGCCGCACGCTGGCCGGCTCGCTGATCGGCGGGATCGCCGAGACGCAGGAGATGCTGGACTTCTGCGCCGAGCACGGGATCGGCGCCGAGGTCGAGGTGATCCCTGCCGAGCGGATCAACGAGGCCTACCAGCGGGTCCTCGCCAGCGACGTCCGCTACCGCTTCGTCATCGACACCGCGACGATCTGA
- the hemG gene encoding protoporphyrinogen oxidase — protein MSRGEVPQRVAVVGGGAAGLAAAYELRRELGPQAHITLVEQTDRLGGKLRTVRLAGREFDLGAEAFLVRRPEVLRLAEELGVDDGIVYPGSASATVRAGGRTRPLPGGTVMGVPSSPEAVQDVLSEAGVAAVRAEADLPPLELGGADVSVGRLLRERVGDEVVDRLVEPLLGGVYAGNADLLGLRATIPALAAAIDAGAQSVTAAAAAALPAPSEPGRKPPVFGAFANGYQRLVDELVRECAAEVRLGLPVRAVERSGTGWRLEIGSAPTPDVLEADAVVLAVPAPAARRLLSGVVPEAADRMAGVDVASMVVVGLALPPETPLPDASGVLIARGETHADGTPFTAKAFTFSSRKWPHLRGENGELLVRGSVGRFGETEELRLTDEELLRRVRADLSELIGAAVDPVDTAVLRWGGGLPQYGVGHLDAISGIERAVGEVPGLAVAGAALHGLGVPACVATGQAAAAKVTRDLVAA, from the coding sequence GTGAGCCGAGGCGAGGTGCCGCAGCGGGTCGCGGTCGTCGGCGGCGGCGCGGCCGGGCTGGCCGCCGCGTACGAGCTGCGCCGGGAGCTCGGGCCGCAGGCGCACATCACCCTGGTCGAGCAGACCGACCGGCTCGGCGGGAAGCTGCGCACGGTCCGGCTGGCGGGCCGCGAGTTCGACCTCGGAGCCGAGGCGTTCCTGGTGCGCAGGCCCGAAGTCCTGCGGCTGGCCGAGGAGCTGGGCGTCGACGACGGCATCGTGTACCCGGGCAGCGCCTCGGCCACGGTGCGCGCCGGCGGACGGACCCGGCCGCTGCCCGGCGGCACCGTCATGGGTGTGCCGTCCTCGCCCGAAGCCGTCCAGGACGTCCTGTCCGAAGCGGGCGTCGCGGCGGTGCGCGCGGAGGCCGACCTGCCGCCGCTGGAACTGGGCGGAGCCGACGTGTCGGTCGGCAGGCTGCTGCGCGAACGGGTCGGCGACGAGGTCGTCGACCGGCTGGTGGAGCCGCTGCTCGGCGGGGTCTACGCGGGCAACGCCGACCTGCTCGGCCTGCGCGCGACGATCCCCGCGCTCGCCGCGGCCATCGACGCCGGCGCGCAGTCGGTCACGGCCGCGGCGGCCGCGGCGCTGCCCGCGCCGAGCGAGCCGGGGCGCAAGCCGCCGGTGTTCGGCGCCTTCGCCAACGGCTACCAGCGGCTGGTCGACGAGCTCGTCCGCGAGTGCGCCGCCGAGGTCCGCCTCGGGCTGCCGGTGCGGGCGGTGGAGCGCAGCGGAACCGGATGGCGGCTGGAGATCGGCTCCGCGCCGACCCCGGACGTGCTGGAGGCCGACGCGGTCGTGCTCGCCGTCCCCGCTCCCGCGGCCCGCCGGCTGCTTTCCGGCGTGGTGCCGGAGGCCGCCGACCGGATGGCCGGGGTGGACGTCGCCTCCATGGTCGTCGTCGGCCTGGCCCTGCCGCCCGAGACGCCGTTGCCCGACGCTTCGGGCGTGCTGATCGCGCGCGGCGAGACCCACGCCGACGGCACGCCGTTCACCGCCAAGGCGTTCACCTTCTCCAGCCGCAAGTGGCCGCACCTGCGCGGCGAGAACGGCGAGCTGCTGGTCCGCGGTTCGGTGGGTCGCTTCGGCGAGACCGAGGAACTGCGGCTGACCGACGAGGAGCTGCTGCGCCGGGTGCGCGCCGACCTCTCCGAGCTGATCGGCGCGGCCGTCGACCCGGTCGACACCGCCGTGCTGCGCTGGGGCGGCGGGCTGCCGCAGTACGGCGTCGGGCACCTCGACGCGATCTCCGGCATCGAGCGAGCCGTCGGCGAGGTGCCGGGGCTGGCCGTGGCGGGTGCCGCGCTGCACGGCCTCGGCGTGCCCGCCTGCGTGGCGACCGGGCAGGCGGCCGCGGCCAAGGTCACGCGAGACCTCGTGGCGGCCTGA
- a CDS encoding ROK family transcriptional regulator, which translates to MAERRGAAERREPRMVSDAPQRSPTPPEVPDAAPRTAAARVLTLLHHGGPLSRSSATSALGLARSAIGNALAELEALGLVRTAAPAASGRGRPSPLVEAAPTAPFVVACALRPDRLEVTTCAIGEPVAPPHPHPLGERDFAPERLAAVLAEQVELAVRQQTGSGRACAGVGVAMPAAMRESDGFVHSSLCYGWADVPFGRLVTALLPDLPLHFSRDSNLAGMAEYRRGAAAGAANALVLTCDGKGIGGALVNAGTLFTGGGHAVEAGHLMVDSEGEPCPCGSRGCLERYADGAALARAAGATSAEEALRATTARAGSARRRTAGTLGAGLAGLATVLDPDRIVLTGLLAGLLAAEPGVLTEELHRFSLVARTRRLRPVPGALAEPALTGAADRAFAPLLRAPQRIGG; encoded by the coding sequence ATGGCCGAGCGTCGGGGCGCCGCCGAGCGCCGGGAACCGCGGATGGTGTCGGACGCGCCGCAGCGCTCGCCGACCCCGCCCGAGGTCCCGGACGCCGCGCCCCGCACCGCCGCGGCACGGGTGCTGACGCTTCTGCACCACGGTGGGCCGCTGTCGCGCAGCAGCGCCACCTCGGCGCTCGGGCTGGCCCGCAGCGCCATCGGCAACGCGCTCGCGGAACTGGAGGCGCTGGGGTTGGTCCGCACGGCCGCCCCCGCGGCCTCCGGCCGCGGACGGCCGTCGCCGCTGGTCGAGGCCGCGCCGACCGCGCCCTTCGTCGTCGCGTGTGCGCTACGGCCCGACCGCCTGGAGGTCACCACCTGCGCCATCGGCGAACCCGTCGCGCCACCGCATCCCCACCCCCTCGGCGAACGCGACTTCGCGCCGGAACGGCTGGCCGCCGTCCTCGCCGAGCAGGTCGAGCTCGCGGTCCGGCAGCAGACCGGCAGCGGCCGGGCCTGCGCGGGTGTGGGTGTCGCGATGCCCGCCGCCATGCGCGAGAGCGACGGCTTCGTGCACTCCTCGCTGTGCTACGGCTGGGCCGACGTGCCGTTCGGGCGGCTGGTGACCGCGCTGCTGCCGGACCTGCCGCTGCACTTCAGCCGGGACAGCAACCTCGCCGGGATGGCCGAGTACCGGCGCGGGGCGGCGGCCGGTGCCGCGAACGCGCTCGTGCTCACCTGCGACGGCAAGGGCATCGGTGGCGCGCTGGTGAACGCGGGCACGCTGTTCACCGGTGGTGGGCACGCGGTGGAGGCCGGGCACCTCATGGTCGACTCCGAGGGCGAGCCGTGCCCGTGCGGTTCGCGCGGCTGCCTGGAGCGCTACGCCGACGGTGCGGCGCTGGCTCGCGCGGCAGGCGCGACCTCCGCCGAGGAAGCCCTCCGAGCCACCACCGCCCGAGCCGGAAGCGCCCGGCGGCGCACCGCAGGCACCCTCGGCGCCGGCCTCGCCGGGCTGGCCACCGTCCTGGACCCCGACCGCATCGTGCTGACCGGCTTGCTGGCCGGCCTGCTGGCCGCCGAGCCCGGCGTGCTGACCGAGGAGCTGCACCGGTTCTCGCTCGTGGCCCGCACCAGGCGGCTGCGGCCGGTGCCCGGCGCGCTCGCCGAACCGGCGCTCACCGGCGCGGCCGACCGCGCCTTCGCCCCGCTGCTGCGCGCTCCCCAGCGGATCGGCGGCTGA
- a CDS encoding HAD-IA family hydrolase, producing the protein MQNKRTGELRVRAVLLDLDGTLVDSHAAVRRSWQRWADAVGIPLESFFHRTHGRPGHEVMAEVLPERPLAENLADNRALLADEIEDTDGVRALPGAARLLASLAEMPWAIVTACTEPLARARLAAAGLATPEVLVTSEQTDAGKPDPAGYLLAARRLGVEPAWCAVVEDASAGVRAAIAAGMHVIGVGGPVEPAPTWELAGLDDLEVLPDGVLLRLVGSRVHRDGAPIST; encoded by the coding sequence ATGCAGAACAAAAGAACCGGTGAGTTGCGGGTCCGCGCGGTCCTGCTCGATCTCGACGGCACGCTGGTGGACTCCCACGCGGCCGTGCGCCGCAGCTGGCAGCGCTGGGCCGACGCGGTCGGCATCCCGCTGGAGTCGTTCTTCCACCGCACGCACGGCAGACCCGGCCACGAGGTGATGGCGGAGGTGCTGCCGGAACGTCCCCTGGCCGAGAACCTCGCGGACAACCGCGCGCTGCTCGCCGACGAGATCGAGGACACCGACGGCGTGCGCGCGTTGCCCGGCGCCGCCCGGCTGCTGGCGTCGCTGGCCGAGATGCCGTGGGCGATCGTCACCGCCTGCACCGAGCCGCTGGCCCGGGCCAGGCTCGCCGCCGCCGGACTTGCGACGCCGGAGGTGCTGGTGACCAGCGAGCAGACCGACGCGGGCAAGCCCGATCCGGCCGGCTACCTGCTCGCCGCGCGGCGGCTCGGCGTAGAACCCGCGTGGTGCGCGGTCGTCGAGGACGCGTCGGCCGGCGTGCGCGCGGCCATCGCGGCCGGGATGCACGTGATCGGCGTCGGCGGACCGGTCGAACCGGCACCGACCTGGGAACTGGCCGGGCTCGACGACCTGGAGGTGCTGCCCGACGGCGTGCTGCTCCGGCTGGTCGGCTCGCGCGTTCACCGGGACGGAGCGCCGATCTCGACTTAG
- the hemQ gene encoding hydrogen peroxide-dependent heme synthase codes for MARLNYSELNDTIRYTMWSVFRIEQDTLPEDREKAALATKEYLDSLEESGVVVRGVYDVSGLRADADFMIWWHAAEVEAVQAAYTGFRRETPLGHSSEPVWSNVALHRPAEFNKSHIPAFLAGEEPRKYVCVYPFVRSYEWYLMPDDERRTMLADHGKAARDYPDVRANTVASFGLGDYEWVLAFEADELHRIVDLMWKMRYTEARLHVREETPFYTGHRVDVADLVTRLP; via the coding sequence ATGGCGCGTCTGAACTACTCCGAGCTCAACGACACGATCCGCTACACGATGTGGTCGGTCTTCCGCATCGAGCAGGACACCCTGCCCGAGGACCGGGAGAAGGCCGCGCTGGCGACCAAGGAGTACCTGGACTCCCTGGAGGAATCCGGTGTCGTGGTGCGCGGCGTCTACGACGTGTCGGGTCTGCGCGCCGACGCCGACTTCATGATCTGGTGGCACGCCGCCGAGGTCGAGGCCGTGCAGGCCGCCTACACCGGGTTCCGCCGCGAGACGCCGCTGGGGCACTCGTCGGAGCCGGTCTGGAGCAACGTCGCGCTGCACCGCCCGGCGGAGTTCAACAAGAGCCACATCCCGGCGTTCCTCGCCGGTGAGGAGCCGCGCAAGTACGTCTGCGTGTACCCGTTCGTGCGCTCCTACGAGTGGTACCTGATGCCCGACGACGAGCGCCGCACGATGCTGGCCGACCACGGCAAGGCCGCTCGGGACTACCCCGACGTGCGCGCGAACACGGTCGCGTCGTTCGGGCTCGGCGACTACGAGTGGGTGCTGGCCTTCGAGGCCGACGAGCTGCACCGGATCGTCGACCTGATGTGGAAGATGCGCTACACCGAGGCGCGGCTGCACGTGCGTGAGGAGACCCCTTTCTACACCGGTCACCGCGTGGACGTCGCCGACCTGGTCACCCGCCTGCCCTGA
- a CDS encoding GNAT family N-acetyltransferase, translating into MERPSELLADGGVRLRRWFRGDGDEALRVTTEALDHLAPWMAWAADGYGRPEALKFIERSQADWDSGAAYNYAILAEDGAAIGCCSLMARTGGFEIGYWLHPGHTGRGIATRAARALVGEAFRLGAGQVEIVHDAANHASAAVPRRLGFTEVERRCPQQEPQAGAEVGVDVVWRRLAGPAAAG; encoded by the coding sequence GTGGAGCGACCATCGGAGCTTCTGGCCGACGGCGGGGTACGGCTTCGCCGCTGGTTCCGCGGCGACGGCGACGAGGCGCTGCGGGTGACGACCGAGGCGCTCGACCACCTGGCGCCGTGGATGGCGTGGGCGGCCGACGGCTACGGGCGGCCGGAGGCGCTGAAGTTCATCGAGCGCAGCCAGGCCGACTGGGACAGCGGCGCGGCCTACAACTACGCGATCCTCGCCGAGGACGGCGCGGCCATCGGCTGTTGCAGCCTGATGGCGCGCACCGGGGGTTTCGAGATCGGGTACTGGCTGCACCCCGGGCACACCGGGCGGGGCATCGCGACCCGGGCGGCGCGGGCGCTGGTGGGCGAGGCGTTCCGCCTCGGCGCCGGACAGGTCGAGATCGTCCACGACGCCGCCAACCACGCCAGCGCGGCGGTGCCCAGGCGGCTGGGCTTCACCGAGGTCGAGCGGCGCTGCCCGCAGCAGGAGCCGCAGGCAGGCGCGGAGGTCGGCGTCGACGTCGTGTGGCGGAGGCTGGCGGGGCCTGCCGCCGCGGGTTGA
- a CDS encoding maleate cis-trans isomerase family protein, translated as MWQPDGWDARARIGVLTPHGDVGPESELQAMAPDGVRVHAARVPFGAMARGGRIPPTIPLAPIREYPDPPHVDDAARLLAAAPVRSIAFAFTSSGYATGPAAEAELLHRLDAATHGIPVVATCSAAVLALRALGVGELALLDPPWFDQELSGMGAEYFRDQGLEVVFNSPVGLPSNQRSINPGELYDWVREHVSARAEAVFVGGNGMRAVGVIAALEQDLGRPVLTANQVLLWHALHAGGLNVPVHGYGCLFEVQPPLPEE; from the coding sequence ATGTGGCAACCGGACGGGTGGGACGCGCGAGCGCGGATCGGGGTGCTGACCCCGCACGGGGACGTCGGGCCGGAGTCGGAGTTGCAGGCGATGGCGCCCGACGGTGTCCGCGTACACGCGGCGCGGGTGCCGTTCGGCGCGATGGCCCGCGGCGGCCGGATACCGCCGACGATCCCGCTCGCGCCGATCCGGGAGTACCCCGATCCGCCGCACGTCGACGACGCGGCGCGGCTGCTGGCCGCGGCGCCGGTGCGCAGCATCGCCTTCGCCTTCACCAGCTCCGGGTACGCGACCGGTCCGGCGGCCGAGGCGGAGCTGCTCCACCGGCTCGACGCCGCCACGCACGGCATCCCGGTCGTCGCCACCTGCTCGGCCGCCGTGCTCGCCCTGCGGGCGCTCGGCGTGGGCGAGCTGGCCCTGCTGGATCCGCCCTGGTTCGACCAGGAGCTCAGCGGCATGGGCGCGGAGTACTTCCGGGACCAGGGCCTGGAGGTGGTGTTCAACTCGCCGGTCGGGTTGCCCAGCAACCAGCGCAGCATCAATCCCGGTGAGCTCTACGACTGGGTGCGCGAGCACGTGTCCGCCCGCGCCGAGGCCGTGTTCGTCGGCGGGAACGGGATGCGCGCGGTAGGCGTGATCGCCGCGCTGGAGCAGGACCTCGGACGCCCGGTGCTCACCGCCAACCAGGTCCTGCTGTGGCACGCGCTGCACGCCGGCGGACTGAACGTCCCGGTGCACGGGTACGGATGCCTGTTCGAGGTCCAGCCCCCGCTGCCGGAGGAGTGA
- a CDS encoding helix-turn-helix transcriptional regulator: protein MDHRTELSQFLRTRRARLSPADVGLPRYGRRRVPGLRREELAQLAGVSVAYYTRLEQGHAQNVSGEVLGAICDALRLDQAERDHLRNLVRPVRKRRRSAQQRVRPALQQLIDAMESTPAIVLGRRLDILGWNRLACALLGDFPAMEPGRRNLARQVFLEPAAREFYVDWTAKATEIVALLRLDAGRHPDDEALCALVEELSGRSEVFSRLWADRDVRDLGYGRKQLRHPVVGPLTLAYETMHLPDPDQKVIAYHAEPGSPSSESLNLLATSTLVPAG, encoded by the coding sequence ATGGACCACCGCACCGAGCTGAGCCAGTTCCTGCGCACCCGCCGTGCCCGGCTGAGCCCCGCTGACGTGGGACTCCCGCGGTACGGGCGGCGCCGCGTCCCCGGTCTGCGACGGGAGGAGCTGGCGCAGCTGGCAGGGGTGAGCGTGGCGTACTACACGCGGCTGGAGCAGGGGCACGCCCAGAACGTCTCCGGCGAAGTGCTCGGGGCGATCTGCGACGCGCTGCGGCTCGACCAAGCCGAGCGGGACCACCTGCGCAACCTCGTCCGGCCGGTGCGCAAGCGGCGCCGCAGCGCGCAGCAGCGGGTGCGTCCCGCGTTGCAGCAGCTCATCGACGCGATGGAGAGCACGCCCGCGATCGTCCTCGGGCGGCGGCTGGACATCCTCGGCTGGAACCGGCTCGCCTGTGCGCTGCTGGGAGACTTCCCCGCGATGGAGCCCGGCCGGCGCAACCTGGCGCGGCAGGTCTTCCTCGAACCGGCCGCCCGCGAGTTCTACGTGGACTGGACGGCCAAGGCGACCGAGATCGTGGCGCTCCTGCGGCTCGACGCCGGGCGCCACCCCGACGACGAGGCGCTGTGCGCGCTCGTCGAGGAGCTCTCCGGGCGCAGCGAGGTCTTCAGCCGCCTGTGGGCGGACCGCGACGTGCGCGATCTCGGCTACGGGCGCAAGCAGCTCCGGCACCCGGTGGTCGGCCCGCTGACGCTGGCCTACGAGACCATGCACCTGCCGGATCCGGACCAGAAGGTGATCGCCTACCACGCCGAACCCGGCTCGCCCTCCTCAGAGTCGCTGAACCTGCTGGCCACCAGCACGCTCGTCCCGGCAGGCTGA
- a CDS encoding MarR family winged helix-turn-helix transcriptional regulator translates to MSQADVRNRAGYQVKRAQQALHQACERRLRPLGLSMSKYAVLHALDGEPGISSAELARRCFVTRQSLQDVLGGLRGAGLVAVAESATGGRARPVTLTGAGERLLGEADRAVSEVEERMLAGIGPDDRRRLVELLASCADSLS, encoded by the coding sequence ATGAGTCAAGCCGACGTCCGGAACCGGGCCGGGTACCAGGTCAAACGTGCCCAGCAAGCGCTGCACCAGGCGTGCGAGCGCCGGCTCCGCCCCCTCGGGCTCTCGATGTCGAAGTACGCCGTCCTGCACGCGCTCGACGGCGAACCCGGGATCTCCTCCGCCGAGCTCGCACGGCGGTGCTTCGTCACCCGCCAGTCGCTGCAGGACGTGCTCGGCGGTCTGCGCGGCGCGGGCCTGGTCGCCGTCGCCGAGAGCGCGACCGGCGGCAGGGCGCGTCCGGTGACGCTCACCGGTGCGGGAGAGCGGCTGCTGGGCGAAGCCGACCGCGCCGTCTCGGAGGTCGAGGAACGCATGCTTGCGGGAATCGGACCCGACGACCGGAGGCGGCTGGTCGAACTGCTGGCCTCCTGCGCGGACAGCCTTTCCTGA
- a CDS encoding antibiotic biosynthesis monooxygenase family protein gives MPTTEINADAEFVTLINVFTVEPDRQRELVDVLARATEEVMRHQPGFVSANLHVGLDGTRVANYAQWESAEHFQRMLANPECRQHMAAATAIARAEPALYSVDSVRHA, from the coding sequence ATGCCGACCACCGAGATCAACGCCGACGCCGAGTTCGTCACGCTGATCAACGTCTTCACCGTGGAACCCGACCGCCAGCGGGAGCTGGTCGACGTGCTGGCGCGGGCGACCGAGGAGGTCATGCGCCACCAGCCCGGCTTCGTCTCGGCGAACCTGCACGTCGGCCTGGACGGCACCCGCGTGGCGAACTACGCGCAGTGGGAGAGCGCGGAGCACTTCCAGCGGATGCTGGCCAACCCGGAATGCCGGCAGCACATGGCGGCCGCCACCGCGATCGCCAGGGCCGAACCGGCGCTCTACTCCGTCGACTCCGTGCGCCACGCCTGA
- the msrB gene encoding peptide-methionine (R)-S-oxide reductase MsrB, translated as MEPDVGATPKVSKSDEEWRQQLSPTEYAVLREAATERPWTGEYVDTKTQGVYECRACGAELFRSETKFESHCGWPSFYDPRDTDAVILREDRSLGMVRVEVLCATCHSHLGHVFEGEGYDTPTDQRYCINSIALRHVPKA; from the coding sequence ATGGAACCGGATGTGGGTGCCACCCCGAAGGTCTCGAAGTCCGACGAGGAGTGGCGGCAGCAGCTGAGCCCGACCGAGTACGCGGTGCTCCGGGAAGCGGCCACCGAACGTCCGTGGACCGGCGAGTACGTCGACACCAAGACCCAGGGCGTCTACGAGTGCAGGGCGTGCGGGGCGGAGCTGTTCCGCAGCGAGACCAAGTTCGAGTCGCACTGCGGCTGGCCCTCCTTCTACGACCCCCGCGATACCGACGCGGTGATCCTGCGCGAGGACCGCTCGCTCGGCATGGTGCGGGTGGAGGTGCTGTGCGCGACCTGCCACAGCCACCTGGGCCACGTCTTCGAGGGCGAGGGCTACGACACCCCCACCGACCAGCGCTACTGCATCAACTCGATCGCCCTGCGCCACGTGCCGAAGGCCTGA